A region of the Methylomagnum ishizawai genome:
TAGTTGCCATTGCCGAGGGCGCCGGGGTTGGCGCGGATGCGGTCGATGATTTCGGCGGCGAGTTGGGTGGCGACGGAGCGCTGGACCGCGCTGAGGCTGCCGCGCAGTCCCAGGGTTTGCAGCCCGGCCAGTCCCAGCAGGCCGACGCCCAGGACCAGGGCGGCGATCAGGACTTCGAGCAGGGTGAAGCCTTGGCAGGCGCGGGCGGCGTTCAAGGACATGCCGTGGCTCCCGTCCGCACCCTGGCGCGGCCCAGGCTGTTGAGGACGATGGCCCGGCCTTGCGCCGCGTTGTCGCCTTGGCAGAGGTTGAAGGTGTCGTCCACCTGCCCGCCCGCGCCGCTGCCCTTGCCCGTCCCGACGGAATTGAACGCGACCCAATCCGCGTCGTGGGAGCCCACCCGCAAGGTCAGCGTCTTCGGCAGGGGCTCGAATACCCGGATCAGGGTGTCCGCGTCGTCGGGCAGGTTGTTCGGCGGGACGTTGGCGTCGGCCAGGACGAGCCAGCCTTTTTCCCAGCAGCCGCCGCCGGAGCAAGGAGCGGAATCGCAGGCGGGTTGTGCCGCCTCCGTGTCCGCCTTGCATAGGAACACCATCTGGCCGCGCTTGATCGCCTCGCTACGCGCCAGGTTCAACGCGCCCAGGAAACGGTTGGAATGGGCGGCCATACGGTTGGCGCGGATCATGTCTTGGAAACTCGGAAGGCCCAAGATCAACACGAGAGCCGCTATCGAGACAGTCGCCACAAGTTCGATCAGGGTAAAGCCCGCTATCTTTGCTTTTAACATATTGGCCTCGTCACTTTGACTAAGGACGAGGCCGGAATATATCAGTTTTGGCTATCAAGTTTAGCGCAAACCGACAATCGGCTTATCCATATGGATGAAAGGCGTTGCGGTGCCTGCTGCCTAGGTTGGGCGGTCCAAGGGCGATGGCGGTGTGGATCGGGATTGGCTAGGGCGGGGCTGGATCGTCCATAATCCGGGGTCTTCCCACGAATAGGCTGGATATGGATACGAGCGAGATGGTTAAGCGGCTGCGGATCGGTTCCGCGCTGGGGGTCGGCTTTTTACTGGGGCGGTTCCTCGCCACCGAGATGGGACACCACGCCTCCGAGTTTTTCATCGGCGGTTTCGGTTTGGGCGTGGTCTTGACCCAGGGGTTTTATTGGGCGCTGGACCGGCTCGCGGGCAGGGACGGCCCCGGATAAGCGCCGCCGTCCGCGGGGCGCGGACGGCTTGCGGGGGTGGCTTAGGGTTGGGTCAGCCGCGCCTGGGCTTCGCGGTATTTCTCGGCGGTCTTGGCGATGATCTCGGGCGGCAGGTGGGGGGCGGGCGGATTCTTGTCCCAAACCAGGCTTTCCAGGTAGTCGCGCACGAATTGCTTGTCGAAGCTGGGCGGGCTGATGCCGACCTGATATTGATCGACCGGCCAGAACCTGGAGGAATCCGGGGTCAGCGCCTCGTCGATCAGGTAGAGTTTGCCCGCCGCGTCCAGCCCGAACTCGAACTTGGTGTCGGCGATGATGATGCCGCGCTCCAGGGCGTAGGCGGCGGCTTCGGTGTACAGCTTGAGGCTGGTGTCGCGTACCCGGGCCGCGAGCTCGGGGCCGAGCAGGGCTTCGGTTTGGGCGAAGTCGATGTTCTGGTCGTGCTGGCCGAATTCGGCCTTGGTCGAGGGCGTGAAGATGGGGTTCGGCAGCCGCTCGGCTTGGCGCAGTCCTTCGGGCAGGGCGATCCCGCACACCGCGCCGGTGGCTTGGTAGTCCTTCCAGCCGGAGCCGATGAGGTAGCCGCGCACCACCGCCTCCACCGGCAGGGGCCGCAGTTTCTTCACCACCACCGAGCGGCCTTCCAAGGGGGCGCGCACCGCCGGGTCGGGCAGGATATCGGCCAGCGCCAGCCCGGACAGATGGTTCGGCACGATATGCCCCAGCTTCCCGAACCAGAAATTGGAAACCGCCGTCAGCACCCGGCCCTTGCCGGGGATGGGATCGGGCAGGATGCAATCGAAGGCCGAGATGCGGTCGGTGGTGACGA
Encoded here:
- a CDS encoding phosphoribosylaminoimidazolesuccinocarboxamide synthase, with the protein product MNATDTLYHSEATGLALRGRGKVRDIFDIDADHMLIVTTDRISAFDCILPDPIPGKGRVLTAVSNFWFGKLGHIVPNHLSGLALADILPDPAVRAPLEGRSVVVKKLRPLPVEAVVRGYLIGSGWKDYQATGAVCGIALPEGLRQAERLPNPIFTPSTKAEFGQHDQNIDFAQTEALLGPELAARVRDTSLKLYTEAAAYALERGIIIADTKFEFGLDAAGKLYLIDEALTPDSSRFWPVDQYQVGISPPSFDKQFVRDYLESLVWDKNPPAPHLPPEIIAKTAEKYREAQARLTQP
- a CDS encoding GspH/FimT family protein, with product MIRANRMAAHSNRFLGALNLARSEAIKRGQMVFLCKADTEAAQPACDSAPCSGGGCWEKGWLVLADANVPPNNLPDDADTLIRVFEPLPKTLTLRVGSHDADWVAFNSVGTGKGSGAGGQVDDTFNLCQGDNAAQGRAIVLNSLGRARVRTGATACP